One genomic region from Gossypium hirsutum isolate 1008001.06 chromosome D13, Gossypium_hirsutum_v2.1, whole genome shotgun sequence encodes:
- the LOC107937376 gene encoding probable inactive leucine-rich repeat receptor-like protein kinase At3g03770 isoform X2, with product MLSAFPLVLVLYILPMAKGFNAVVVLGIILLLINQSEQLQSSQTHTLLRLQLLLNYPDVLSSWNSSVDFCNAEPTSQVTVVCYEESITQLHVIGNDGTPSLPSNFSMDSFVTTLVKLPDLRVLTLVSLGLWGPLPGKIARLSSLEILNMTSNLLYGTIPHELSGVTTLQTLILDDNMFSGWLPEWLGSFPVLAVLSLRNNSFNGSLPDSFSILENLRVLALSHNHFQGELPDLSSLTNLQELDLEDNAFGPQFPRLGNKLVRLALGKNRFRSAIPTELNLFYQLHWLDLSFNRFVGPFPSSLLSLPSITYLNIADNKLTGMLFENTSCNVELKFADFSSNLLTGRLPSCLSDSKDRVFLYAQNCLATGKENQHPLPFCRNEALAVGIFPHSKKSKPSNFALAFGITGGIIGGIVLLGLIFIFVRRLNEYKTINKPTTRLISEKASIAYTSKLLSDARYISQTMKLGALGLPPYRTFALEELEDATNNFDTTAFMGEGSQGQMYRGRLKDGTFVAIRCLKMKKSHSTQSFMHHVELISKLRYRHLVSALGHCFECYLDDSSVSRIFLIFEYVPNGTLRSWISEGHAGRSLTWPQRISAAIGITKGIQFLHTGIIPGVYSNNLKITDVLMDQNLVAKISSYNLPLLAESAGKVDHRTSALPKDSSSRTRASYEDKADVYDFGVILLEMILGRPSKAKSEVEILKNQMK from the exons ATGCTCAGTGCTTTTCCCTTAGTGTTGGTTCTATATATACTTCCCATGGCTAAAGGATTCAACGCAGTCGTTGTTCTCGGCATAATTTTGCTCTTAATCAATCAATCGGAGCAACTACAATCCTCCCAGACTCATACCCTTTTAAGACTTCAGCTGCTTTTGAATTATCCTGATGTTTTAAGTAGCTGGAATAGTTCGGTCGACTTCTGCAATGCCGAACCTACCTCCCAAGTAACCGTTGTATGCTACGAAGAAAGCATAACTCAGTTGCATGTAATTGGAAACGATGGAACTCCTTCGTTACCTAGTAACTTTTCCATGGATTCCTTTGTCACAACACTTGTTAAGCTTCCTGATTTGAGAGTCCTTACATTGGTCTCTCTTGGTCTATGGGGGCCATTGCCTGGTAAAATTGCGCGTTTGTCATCATTAGAAATACTTAATATGACTTCAAATTTACTATATGGAACCATCCCTCATGAGCTTTCCGGTGTAACTACCCTCCAGACACTCATACTTGATGATAACATGTTCTCAGGTTGGCTACCTGAATGGCTAGGTTCATTTCCGGTTTTGGCTGTTTTGAGTTTGAGGAATAATTCATTCAATGGCTCTTTGCCTGATTCTTTTAGCATTTTGGAGAATCTCAGAGTTCTTGCTCTTTCACATAATCACTTCCAAGGGGAACTGCCTGATCTTAGCAGTTTGACAAATCTTCAAGAGCTTGATCTCGAAGATAATGCTTTTGGACCTCAGTTTCCTCGGCTTGGCAACAAGTTGGTTCGCCTTGCACTGGGAAAGAACAGGTTCAGATCTGCCATTCCTACTGAACTGAACTTATTTTACCAACTTCATTGGCTGGACCTGTCATTCAATCGATTTGTTGGGCCATTTCCTTCCTCATTGTTATCCCTACCTTCCATTACCTACTTGAATATAGCAGACAACAAACTCACCGGGATGCTATTCGAGAATACTAGTTGCAATGTGGAACTCAAGTTTGCGGATTTCTCCTCGAACCTTTTGACCGGACGCTTGCCTAGTTGTCTTTCAGATTCTAAAGACAGAGTTTTCCTGTATGCACAGAATTGCCTCGCAACCGGAAAAGAAAACCAACATCCACTTCCCTTCTGTCGAAATGAAGCCTTAGCTGTGGGAATCTTTCCTCATAGTAAGAAGTCCAAACCTTCAAATTTTGCTCTTGCATTCGGTATAACTGGAGGAATCATTGGTGGAATAGTGCTTCTGGGTCTCATTTTCATATTTGTTAGGAGATTGAATGAATATAAGACAATTAATAAACCTACTACAAGATTGATTTCTGAGAAAGCATCAATTGCATACACATCAAAGTTATTATCCGATGCAA GGTACATATCTCAAACAATGAAGTTGGGAGCACTCGGACTTCCACCTTATCGAACCTTTGCACTAGAAGAACTCGAGGATGCTACGAATAACTTCGACACAACTGCTTTCATGGGTGAAGGTTCTCAAGGGCAG ATGTATAGGGGTCGTCTGAAAGATGGCACCTTTGTGGCCATTAGATGCCTGAAAATGAAGAAAAGCCATAGCACTCAAAGCTTTATGCACCATGTAGAGCTGATTTCAAAATTAAGATATCGCCATTTAGTCAGTGCTCTTGGTCACTGCTTTGAGTGCTACTTGGATGACTCGAGTGTCAGCCGGATATTTCTTATCTTCGAATACGTGCCAAATGGCACTCTAAGGAGCTGGATATCTG AAGGACATGCCGGACGATCACTGACATGGCCGCAACGCATATCTGCTGCGATAGGGATCACAAAGGGCATCCAATTTTTGCATACGGGGATCATTCCCGGCGTGTACTCAAATAATCTGAAAATAACCGATGTTTTGATGGACCAGAATCTTGTAGCTAAGATTAGTAGTTACAACCTGCCCTTATTAGCAGAGAGTGCAGGAAAG GTAGATCACAGGACTTCTGCTCTACCAAAAGACTCGAGTAGCAGAACAAG GGCAAGTTATGAAGATAAGGCTGATGTCTATGATTTCGGAGTGATTTTACTAGAAATGATTCTAGGGAGGCCATCAAAAGCCAAGAGTGAAGTCGAAATCCTTAAAAATCAG ATGAAGTAG
- the LOC107937376 gene encoding probable inactive leucine-rich repeat receptor-like protein kinase At3g03770 isoform X1 → MLSAFPLVLVLYILPMAKGFNAVVVLGIILLLINQSEQLQSSQTHTLLRLQLLLNYPDVLSSWNSSVDFCNAEPTSQVTVVCYEESITQLHVIGNDGTPSLPSNFSMDSFVTTLVKLPDLRVLTLVSLGLWGPLPGKIARLSSLEILNMTSNLLYGTIPHELSGVTTLQTLILDDNMFSGWLPEWLGSFPVLAVLSLRNNSFNGSLPDSFSILENLRVLALSHNHFQGELPDLSSLTNLQELDLEDNAFGPQFPRLGNKLVRLALGKNRFRSAIPTELNLFYQLHWLDLSFNRFVGPFPSSLLSLPSITYLNIADNKLTGMLFENTSCNVELKFADFSSNLLTGRLPSCLSDSKDRVFLYAQNCLATGKENQHPLPFCRNEALAVGIFPHSKKSKPSNFALAFGITGGIIGGIVLLGLIFIFVRRLNEYKTINKPTTRLISEKASIAYTSKLLSDARYISQTMKLGALGLPPYRTFALEELEDATNNFDTTAFMGEGSQGQMYRGRLKDGTFVAIRCLKMKKSHSTQSFMHHVELISKLRYRHLVSALGHCFECYLDDSSVSRIFLIFEYVPNGTLRSWISEGHAGRSLTWPQRISAAIGITKGIQFLHTGIIPGVYSNNLKITDVLMDQNLVAKISSYNLPLLAESAGKVDHRTSALPKDSSSRTRASYEDKADVYDFGVILLEMILGRPSKAKSEVEILKNQLQAVVATDDATRRSIADPAVQTSCSDQSLKTMMEICVRCLLKDPAERPSVEDVMWNLQFAAQVQDAWRGDSQSSSPGCSPSQPAILPVAFH, encoded by the exons ATGCTCAGTGCTTTTCCCTTAGTGTTGGTTCTATATATACTTCCCATGGCTAAAGGATTCAACGCAGTCGTTGTTCTCGGCATAATTTTGCTCTTAATCAATCAATCGGAGCAACTACAATCCTCCCAGACTCATACCCTTTTAAGACTTCAGCTGCTTTTGAATTATCCTGATGTTTTAAGTAGCTGGAATAGTTCGGTCGACTTCTGCAATGCCGAACCTACCTCCCAAGTAACCGTTGTATGCTACGAAGAAAGCATAACTCAGTTGCATGTAATTGGAAACGATGGAACTCCTTCGTTACCTAGTAACTTTTCCATGGATTCCTTTGTCACAACACTTGTTAAGCTTCCTGATTTGAGAGTCCTTACATTGGTCTCTCTTGGTCTATGGGGGCCATTGCCTGGTAAAATTGCGCGTTTGTCATCATTAGAAATACTTAATATGACTTCAAATTTACTATATGGAACCATCCCTCATGAGCTTTCCGGTGTAACTACCCTCCAGACACTCATACTTGATGATAACATGTTCTCAGGTTGGCTACCTGAATGGCTAGGTTCATTTCCGGTTTTGGCTGTTTTGAGTTTGAGGAATAATTCATTCAATGGCTCTTTGCCTGATTCTTTTAGCATTTTGGAGAATCTCAGAGTTCTTGCTCTTTCACATAATCACTTCCAAGGGGAACTGCCTGATCTTAGCAGTTTGACAAATCTTCAAGAGCTTGATCTCGAAGATAATGCTTTTGGACCTCAGTTTCCTCGGCTTGGCAACAAGTTGGTTCGCCTTGCACTGGGAAAGAACAGGTTCAGATCTGCCATTCCTACTGAACTGAACTTATTTTACCAACTTCATTGGCTGGACCTGTCATTCAATCGATTTGTTGGGCCATTTCCTTCCTCATTGTTATCCCTACCTTCCATTACCTACTTGAATATAGCAGACAACAAACTCACCGGGATGCTATTCGAGAATACTAGTTGCAATGTGGAACTCAAGTTTGCGGATTTCTCCTCGAACCTTTTGACCGGACGCTTGCCTAGTTGTCTTTCAGATTCTAAAGACAGAGTTTTCCTGTATGCACAGAATTGCCTCGCAACCGGAAAAGAAAACCAACATCCACTTCCCTTCTGTCGAAATGAAGCCTTAGCTGTGGGAATCTTTCCTCATAGTAAGAAGTCCAAACCTTCAAATTTTGCTCTTGCATTCGGTATAACTGGAGGAATCATTGGTGGAATAGTGCTTCTGGGTCTCATTTTCATATTTGTTAGGAGATTGAATGAATATAAGACAATTAATAAACCTACTACAAGATTGATTTCTGAGAAAGCATCAATTGCATACACATCAAAGTTATTATCCGATGCAA GGTACATATCTCAAACAATGAAGTTGGGAGCACTCGGACTTCCACCTTATCGAACCTTTGCACTAGAAGAACTCGAGGATGCTACGAATAACTTCGACACAACTGCTTTCATGGGTGAAGGTTCTCAAGGGCAG ATGTATAGGGGTCGTCTGAAAGATGGCACCTTTGTGGCCATTAGATGCCTGAAAATGAAGAAAAGCCATAGCACTCAAAGCTTTATGCACCATGTAGAGCTGATTTCAAAATTAAGATATCGCCATTTAGTCAGTGCTCTTGGTCACTGCTTTGAGTGCTACTTGGATGACTCGAGTGTCAGCCGGATATTTCTTATCTTCGAATACGTGCCAAATGGCACTCTAAGGAGCTGGATATCTG AAGGACATGCCGGACGATCACTGACATGGCCGCAACGCATATCTGCTGCGATAGGGATCACAAAGGGCATCCAATTTTTGCATACGGGGATCATTCCCGGCGTGTACTCAAATAATCTGAAAATAACCGATGTTTTGATGGACCAGAATCTTGTAGCTAAGATTAGTAGTTACAACCTGCCCTTATTAGCAGAGAGTGCAGGAAAG GTAGATCACAGGACTTCTGCTCTACCAAAAGACTCGAGTAGCAGAACAAG GGCAAGTTATGAAGATAAGGCTGATGTCTATGATTTCGGAGTGATTTTACTAGAAATGATTCTAGGGAGGCCATCAAAAGCCAAGAGTGAAGTCGAAATCCTTAAAAATCAG TTACAAGCAGTTGTAGCAACTGATGATGCAACTAGAAGAAGCATAGCTGATCCAGCAGTTCAGACATCTTGCTCGGATCAGTCATTAAAAACAATGATGGAAATTTGTGTCCGATGTCTGCTAAAGGACCCTGCAGAGAGACCCTCTGTTGAGGACGTGATGTGGAATTTGCAATTTGCTGCTCAAGTTCAGGATGCATGGCGTGGAGATTCCCAGAGCAGTTCTCCTGGCTGCTCTCCTTCCCAACCTGCTATCCTCCCTGTTGCCTTCCATTAG